The genomic segment AGCGGGTGTATAAACGTTATCAATCAATTCGATACGGTTCAACTTGAATAAAATTAGGTCAGGTCAGATCGAGTTGAACCCGATAGTTGACCCTAAAAAAATGATGGGATGTGGTTGGGTTCCGATTGAcccgaaattttttattttttttaaaaaatataattaaatattacctatattttatatattgtatgtctgaaaaaatatttattgtatatttatatcataaatttacatgatttattatttatttcaaacattttttatttttaaaataattgtttatttgatttaataaatatactttatttttctacaattagattttcaaatttaaaccaTATATATgggagattttattattatgtgttaaaattaaaatattaatattacttttttttgaattttatttaattttatttaaaaaaaattataaaaaattcaaaatcaggtTATacgaatttaaaaatattgatataCATGTAACATCATTAAGAAAAATCACAAAAAAGGAATTGTAGAATAATAATAACTAGAAAATTAAGCCATCATTGAGACATCAAAACGAtgaatatataaatcatatgaTAAAATAGTAGAAGAAAATATCAAGTTGTTCCATCATCTCCTGAAAGGACAACGTTGTATCAGGGAACTGCAACTTTGGACAAACTAGCCAATTTATTTGGGAAGGCCAAAATATAGGATAATAAATAGATAGCTAAAAATATACAAATGATAATCACAAGAGTAAAAATGTGACAAAACCTGTAAATCCAACGAGCTCGAGTTCACAAGCTCCAACTTCTCTATTTTGGGCACTTATGACTTAATTTCCAGATGATTTGCATAAATAGCTATGTACGTAAAACAAAATATCCAAAAATAGACTTGATTTCACGGAAAATACGTCGCCCCACGTAGTAGCTTTTTTTTCTTACGAGAcccatttttaaattttttgttatcTGGTCTATTATCTATAGCTAATTTTACAACTGAAATCGATTTCTTCTCTAGGACTTAAGTTGGAGCCATTATGGTTTTACAAACTCCTCGATTCACTTGCATCCCATACTCGGGGCCGTCTCGTTTTCTTAAACaagaatgaatatttaaattataatgtcatccaaaaaaaaacacaaataattcaatatataaAGGGATTTCCAGGTCCTGATCAGTTGAACTCCTCACGAGAATTTCCAGGGTCATTCAACCTTTATGGCGAGTTCACAGGACAGCAAAAGAGAGCATTCACACAAACACGTAATAAGTACCCCAAAATTACCAACTTCCACCGCCACAAATTAAACAACAGATCGTCACAAGAGATGCAAAAATCAATACTCATTCATATGAAAAGGAACAATAATCATGCAAGTTTTCTGATACGTGACGTTTGAATGTCCATGATAAACACAAGTCAATCCCCCGTCAAAAATTCTCGAATCCACTCCCAAACATCAAGAAGTCGTGAAAATCTACAAGTGAGAAATAGCAAAAAAATATCACCTTTCAAGACATCAAGTTGAGCAATTATTATATTCATGCTGGAACAGCCAAGATTCCTCAAATCCAATGATGCTAATGGCAGCTCGTTACCCCTCAGGCAATTGGAAGTGACGTGCTCATGTTGGATCTTCAGAAACACAGTAGTGTATATCCCATACTTCAGAGAAGAATCGGAAGACCATGAGGCCAAAAATTAAAATCCTACCCCAACTTGCAAGACATAAAAAAGAAATGGAACGTTGACATTGACTTAAAATGAGCCTCGACATGCTGGAGATGTAGGAATTGCATAACCATTTGTAGATCTCTTAAATGCTTTGGGATGCAATTCCGAAGCCTTGAGAGGGGAAGGAGCACATGAAATGCAAGAGTAACTATTCAGATAATTATTGTCCTTCTGTCTTGCTTTCGATACTTCTGAACTTCCTGGAATCAATGAAACTCAAGACTCATATTAAGAACAGGCATGTCTTTCAACAAAATTAGAGAAGGGCATGCATGAGCCATTGGCAATTTATGTATTTCTTTTACAATGAAATATAAAAACATTATTCCTTGAAAGGTTTGTAAAATAAACTACAGCTAGCAGCTTTTGAGGTTCATAGACAAAAAGTAAAATGTAAGCTTTTGGTAGTTGATGCACAAAAATTCTCTTCGCTTCCTTGCATGTGCAGTGCAAGGCTTAGAGATGGCGTCAAAATTCTGAAGGCTCTGCTAAGATATACCTGAGACCTTGAACTATTTCCCACATTGAGATATTATGCATCATTTTCCTACAAAAGTAATAAGAGAGTCAAGTAGGATAATAGCTTTTTGAGGTGAAGAATAATACCAAATTACAATGCCTGAACACTAAGTAAAGAATATAATCTACAATTTAaatgaaatatcatttttaaaatttctgcCAAGTTTTATGACATATTTAAGAGTTTTTGTTCACTAATGAATGCCCACCGCTGAAAACAAACGAAACTACATTTTACCAGTTCGATATGACAAGCCAGCCCCAGGTCACGAACTGCCTGATCCGATATGCAGTTAGCATGGACTATAGGACCCAGACAAGTATTATCATTAGCAGTTCCAGTCTTTTCATGTGACTCCGAGGATGGCTTTCTTAAGTAAACAGCTCCTTTGAACATCCACTCATCCCTTCCTTGACTGTAGAAATCATCAAACAGCTCACCACATAAAATACATGCACACTGATTTTCATCTGCAGGAACCATGTGGTCACCGCTTTCTGTTGTTTCGCCCTGACCTCCCAGGAGGTCCGTGGCACTATCGCTGTCATGAAAGCTGCCAATTCCAGCCACCCAGTCATTCGAGTCAGTATACCACCTCCTTGAAGTTATGTTGGAAGAGTTCTGCTCAGAATCCCTTACAACATGCCAATCCATGTGTCTATCAAGTTGTTCTTGACACTTGAGCCCAAGTCCACATATATCGCACTGATGCGGGAGACCAGAAAGTTCACTGACAACAGCTGGATTAAATTTGCGAACTACATCGGGTCTGAATTcaaagcctataagattttttaTCTTTGTTGTTGACTGAGGCATATCGTCAGAGACCTCAGCAGCAGACTTTAATGGAGATGGCTTATCTATGATGGATGATGAAAAAGGTTTCTCAATTATGCCTGGAATGAAAGAAACTGGAGTAGAACTAGTGCTGGGAACCCCGGGACCTCTGTCCAAAGCTTGATCGGATATTATTGGTGAGGTAAAGGATAATGAATCAGAATTTGAAGAGGATATTAAGCCTTTTGCAACCAATGAGCTTAAAAGGCTAGAAACTGGATCAGATACAGCTTTAACTGCAGTTGGAGGCTTTTCTGGGTGAATACCTGCTAAAGAGGAGGGAGGAGGAACAGATGGTGATGGTGGATGGATCACCTTCGCAGGGAGTGCAGTATTTCCAGGCAAAGGCCGTGAAGGGAAATTGGCACAAGGGTCACTTGAAATAGCTGGTCGTGCATCTCCTAGAGACGATTCAAGCCCAGATTCTTGAATCGTCTTAGTCGAGCGACCTGTGACAGTACTACTATTAAGTATACCACTTTGAACTACAGCAGCTAACAAACTGCTGGCGATTGATTGTCCAGGACCAGGGGAGTCAACAGTATGGGGATCAGATCTGTCCGACGATGAAGTCACCATTGTAGGGAGATTTTCGGATGCTGAAACCTGTGACAGAAAAAGATTTTCACGGCTGGAAGGTTCAAAACCAGAGACTTTAGTATTTTTCGGTCGAGTAGAGGGAAAATGTTTTCTCTGCTGAAGAGGAAGATTCACAGCAGATGTGGTTTGGGGATGCAATCTCTGCTTATTAGCCTGATTAACATCTCGATATGGCAAATGTTGAGAATCCAGAGAATTTTGGTCGTTAGATTCCATGTTTCTCAGTCCTGCAAGCTTTCTTGGGTCTGTAGGAGGTCCAACGGAGGTTTGCTTGTATTCACTGGCTGAGAAAGATGGCGAAGGTGGATGTTGGTGCATGAAGTTTGGTTTCAAGGATGATGCAGCTCCAAGAGTCTGTCCTTGTGGTGTACTAGAAATTTTGGGTCCATAACCCAGAGTTTCGACATGAGAGGGGTTTTTATCAGGCCCAGAAAGAATCCTCCCTTCAGCTGAAGCTTGATCATCAACCCTTGGCTCAATAGCATGTACACCTTGAGACCTTCGGAGACGGCTAGCAGTGTCCTGCATAAGAAATGCCATTACAATACCGATCAAATCAAAAGAGACTGAACAGAACCCTACCTCTTTAACACTGGCCAAAAGCATCAAAAGAGAAGCACAGGATGGACATAGTGCACATCTGAACCATaaaaataagatttttaaaatctttatgaATCCGTTGGAAAGAAGTTAAGATTTTTACAATGTCAGGTGGCATGCAGGTGAACACAGCAAACACCTTTTAGCCTCTATAAATAGTCTCTCAATAACAGTTGAGCAAATAGC from the Primulina tabacum isolate GXHZ01 chromosome 16, ASM2559414v2, whole genome shotgun sequence genome contains:
- the LOC142530080 gene encoding polyadenylation and cleavage factor homolog 4-like isoform X2, giving the protein MENLRRLSDRSISKEPGLKKPRLTEVPTASDRSSNGRRGFIQRPVVSNSSAGGLNFLGDQHSESSDSGRGPFPQQLGQQLHHELVTQYKTALAELTFNSKPIITNLTIIAGENSHAAKAIAATICANILEVPSEQKLPSLYLLDSIVKNIGKDYIKSFATRLPEVFCKAYRQVDPSIRQSMRHLFGTWKGVFSPQSLHMIEKELGLTSTVNVSSQGTIASRPDSQSQHPTPSIHVNPKYLEARQQIEITRDTASRLRRSQGVHAIEPRVDDQASAEGRILSGPDKNPSHVETLGYGPKISSTPQGQTLGAASSLKPNFMHQHPPSPSFSASEYKQTSVGPPTDPRKLAGLRNMESNDQNSLDSQHLPYRDVNQANKQRLHPQTTSAVNLPLQQRKHFPSTRPKNTKVSGFEPSSRENLFLSQVSASENLPTMVTSSSDRSDPHTVDSPGPGQSIASSLLAAVVQSGILNSSTVTGRSTKTIQESGLESSLGDARPAISSDPCANFPSRPLPGNTALPAKVIHPPSPSVPPPSSLAGIHPEKPPTAVKAVSDPVSSLLSSLVAKGLISSSNSDSLSFTSPIISDQALDRGPGVPSTSSTPVSFIPGIIEKPFSSSIIDKPSPLKSAAEVSDDMPQSTTKIKNLIGFEFRPDVVRKFNPAVVSELSGLPHQCDICGLGLKCQEQLDRHMDWHVVRDSEQNSSNITSRRWYTDSNDWVAGIGSFHDSDSATDLLGGQGETTESGDHMVPADENQCACILCGELFDDFYSQGRDEWMFKGAVYLRKPSSESHEKTGTANDNTCLGPIVHANCISDQAVRDLGLACHIELENDA
- the LOC142530080 gene encoding polyadenylation and cleavage factor homolog 4-like isoform X1 — translated: MENLRRLSDRSISKEPGLKKPRLTEVPTASDRSSNGRRGFIQRPVVSNSSAGGLNFLGDQHSESSDSGRGPFPQQLGQQLHHELVTQYKTALAELTFNSKPIITNLTIIAGENSHAAKAIAATICANILEVPSEQKLPSLYLLDSIVKNIGKDYIKSFATRLPEVFCKAYRQVDPSIRQSMRHLFGTWKGVFSPQSLHMIEKELGLTSTVNVSSQGTIASRPDSQSQHPTPSIHVNPKYLEARQQIEITRARGTSIDNNGASMKSTDDVRAPERTSSINNGKTWTGPYAKDTASRLRRSQGVHAIEPRVDDQASAEGRILSGPDKNPSHVETLGYGPKISSTPQGQTLGAASSLKPNFMHQHPPSPSFSASEYKQTSVGPPTDPRKLAGLRNMESNDQNSLDSQHLPYRDVNQANKQRLHPQTTSAVNLPLQQRKHFPSTRPKNTKVSGFEPSSRENLFLSQVSASENLPTMVTSSSDRSDPHTVDSPGPGQSIASSLLAAVVQSGILNSSTVTGRSTKTIQESGLESSLGDARPAISSDPCANFPSRPLPGNTALPAKVIHPPSPSVPPPSSLAGIHPEKPPTAVKAVSDPVSSLLSSLVAKGLISSSNSDSLSFTSPIISDQALDRGPGVPSTSSTPVSFIPGIIEKPFSSSIIDKPSPLKSAAEVSDDMPQSTTKIKNLIGFEFRPDVVRKFNPAVVSELSGLPHQCDICGLGLKCQEQLDRHMDWHVVRDSEQNSSNITSRRWYTDSNDWVAGIGSFHDSDSATDLLGGQGETTESGDHMVPADENQCACILCGELFDDFYSQGRDEWMFKGAVYLRKPSSESHEKTGTANDNTCLGPIVHANCISDQAVRDLGLACHIELENDA